The Streptomyces sp. NBC_00659 genomic interval GCGCACCGACATCGTGAACATGGGGGTGGCGCGCAACGCGGGACTTCCCGTGCTCGTCGTCGGCGACATCGACCGGGGCGGGGTGTTCGCCTCGTTCTTCGGGACGGTCGCGCTGCTGTCACCCGAGGACCAGGCGCTCGTCGCCGGGTTCCTCGTCAACAAGTTCCGGGGCGACGTCAGTCTGCTGGAGCCCGGGCTCGACATGCTGCACGGCCTGACCGGGCGGCGCACCTACGGCGTCCTGCCCTTCCAGCACGGACTCGGCATCGACGAGGAGGACGGCCTGCGCGTCTCGCTGCGCGGGGCCGTCCGCGAGTCGGCCGTCTCCTCCCCCGTCGGCGAGGACATCCTGCGGGTCGCCGTCTGCGCGGTCCCGCTGATGTCCAACTTCACCGACGTGGACGCGCTGGCCGCCGAACCGGGTGTCGTCGTGCGGTTCGTGGACCGGCCCGAGGAGCTGGCCGACGCGGACCTGGTCGTCGTGCCCGGGACCCGGGGCACCGTGAAGGCGCTCCGGTGGCTGCGCGAGCGCGGCCTCGCGGACGCGATCGCGCGCCGGGCCGCCGAGGGACGGCCGGTCCTCGGCGTCTGCGGCGGCTACCAGCTCCTCGGAGAGCACATCGAGGACGACGTCGAATCCCGCGCCGGTCATGTCGAGGGTCTCGGACTCCTCCCCGTACGCGTGAGGTTCGCGCGGGAGAAGACCCTGGCACGGCCGGTCGGGGAGGCCCTCGGCGAGCACGTCGAGGGGTACGAGATCCATCACGGAGTCGCCGAGGTGACCGGTGGCGAGGCGTTCTTCTCCGATGAGCACGGACACAGCCTGGACGGGTGCCGGGCCGGCGCCGTCTGGGGCACGCACTGGCACGGCTCGCTGGAGTCGGACGGTTTCCGGCGGGCGTTCCTGCGCGAGGTGGCCGCCGCCGCGGGCCGCCGCTTCGTACCGGCCCCCGGCACGTCGTTCGCGGCGCTGCGCGAGGAACAGCTCGACCTGCTCGGCGACCTGATCGAGGAACACGCGGACACGGACGCGCTGTGGCGGCTCATCGAGTCCGGCGCGCCGCAAGGACTGCCCTTCATTCCACCGGGAGCACCCGTATGAGCACAGTGTTGTTGTTGTCGACCGCCGACACGGATCTGCTGGCGGCCCGCGCCAGTGGTGCCGGTTACCGGATCGGCAATCCGACCCGGGTGGACGTCACGGGCGAACTCCCCGCGCTCGTCGAGGGCGCGGACCTGGCCGTCGTGCGGCTGCTCGGTGGCAAGCGGGCCTGGGAGGACGGGCTGGCCTTCCTGAAGGCGTCCGGGATCCCGACGGTGCTGCTGGGCGGCGAGTCCGTCCCGGACGCCGAGCTGATGGCCGAGTCGTCGGTGCCCGCGGGTGTCGTCGCGGAGTCGCTGCGCTATCTCGTCGAGGGCGGTCCGGCCAACCTCGCCGAGCTGGCCCGCTTCCTCTCGGACACCGTGCTGCTCACGGGCGAGGGCTTCGAGGAGCCGCGGAAGTCGGCGGAGTTCGGCGTCCACGGCGAGCGTGCCTTCGTCGAGGGCCGCCCGACCGTCGGCGTGCTGTTCTACCGGGCCCACGAGCTGTCCGGGAACACCGCGTTCGTGGACACGCTGTGCGACGCGATCGAGGCGCGCGGCGCCAACGCCCTCGCCGTGTACTGCGGTTCGCTGCGCGGAGCCGACCCGGGGCTGTACGAGATCCTCGGCCGGGCCGACGCGCTCGTCGCCACCGTCCTCGCGGCGGGCGGCACCCACGCCTCCGAGGCGTCCGCGGGCGGCGACGAGGAGGCGTGGGACATCGGGGCGCTCGCCGACCTCGACATCCCCGTCCTCCAGGGTCTCTGCCTGACCTCGTCGAAGAGCGCCTGGGACGCGTCGGACGCGGCCCTGTCCCCCATGGACGCGGCGATGCAGGTCGCGATCCCGGAGTTCGACGGCCGTCTCATCACGGTGCCCTTCTCCTTCAAGGAGCAGGGACCGGACGACGTCCCGGTGTACGTCGCCGACCCCGAGCGGGCCGCGCGGGTCGCCGGGATCGCCCTGCGGCACGCCCAGTTGAAGCACAAGCCGAACGCGGAGAAAAAACTCGGGATCGTCTTCACCGCCTACCCGACCAAGCACTCGCGGGTCGGTAACGCGGTCGGTCTCGACACGCCCGCCTCCGCGGTACGGGTCCTCGACGCGCTCCGTGACGCGGGCTACTCCCTCACCGAATACCCGGACAACGGCGACGAGTTGATCCACCGGCTGATCGCGGCCGGCGGTCACGACGTGGAGTGGCTGACCGAGGAGCAGCTCGCCGCCGCTCCCGCGCGGGTGCCGCTCGCGGACTACCGGGCCTGGTTCGAGACGCTCGACCCCGCTCTGCGCGAGGGCATGCTGGAGGCCTGGGGCGAACCGCCGGGTTCCCTCTACGTCGACGGCGACGACATCGTCCTCGCCTGCCTGGAGTTCGGCAACGTCGTCGTGATGATCCAGCCTCCGCGCGGCTTCGGCGAGAACCCGATCGCGATCTACCACGACCCGGACATGCCGCCCTCGCACCACTACATGGCCGCCTACCGCTGGCTGGAGAACAGTTTCGGCGCGGACGCGGTCGTGCACATGGGCAAGCACGGCACGATGGAGTGGCTGCCCGGCAAGGGACTCGGGCTCAGCGGCGGCTGCGCGCCCGACGCCGTCCTCGGCGAACTCCCCCTGGTCTACCCGTTCATCGTCAACGACCCCGGCGAGGGCACCCAGGCCAAGCGCCGCGGGCACGCCACCGTGGTCGACCACCTCGTGCCGCCGATGGCGCGCGCGGACACCTACGGTGACCTCGCGAAGCTGGAACAGCTCCTCGACGAGTACGCGCTGGTCTCCGACCTGGACCCGACGAAGGCCCCGGCGGTCCGCGCGCAGATCTGGACGCTGGTCAAGGCGGCCGAGCTCCACCACGACCTGCATGTCGACGAGCAGCCGGGCGACGACGACTTCGACTCCTTCGTCATGCACATCGACGGCTACCTCTGCGAGATCAAGGACGTGCAGATCCGCGACGGCCTGCACATCCTGGGCGGCGGCCCGGAGGCCGAGCCGCGGGTGAACCTCGTGCTCGCCGTGCTGCGCGCCTCGCAGGTGTGGGGCGGCGCGGCGAACGCGCTGCCGGGTCTCCGGGCCTGTCTCGCCGAGTACTTCGGCCTGGTGGAGAAGGAGCTGCTCGCCGAGCCGGGCGCTCCGGTGAAGGTGTCGGTCGAGCTGACGGACCTGGTCGAGGGCCCGGCCCGTACGGCGGCCGACGCGATCGACCTGCTGGAGCAGTTGTGCCGCCGGGCGGCGCTGGGCATGGAGGAGCGTGGCTGGGACACGGCGGCCGTGCCCGCGCTCGTGCGCGAGGTGCTGGGCACCGAACTCCCCGACGCCGTCGCGGTGCTGGAGTTCGCCTGCCGCGAGGTCGTGCCGCGGCTCGCCCGGACGACGGACGAGATCGGGCACATCCTCAAGGCCCTGAACGGCGGTTACGTCCCGGCGGGCCCCTCGGGCTCACCGACCCGCGGGCTCGTCAACGTCCTGCCGACCGGCCGCAACTTCTACTCGGTCGACCCCAAGGCCATTCCGTCCCGGCTCAGTTGGGAGGTCGGCCAGTCGCTCGCGGACTCCCTCGTCCAGCGGTATCTGCAGGACACCGGCGCCTACCCGACGTCGGTCGGACTGACGGTGTGGGGCACGTCCGCCATGCGCACCCAGGGCGACGACATCGCGGAGATCCTCGCGCTGCTGGGCTGCCGTCCGGTGTGGGACGACGCGTCGCGCCGGGTCACCGGCTTCGAGATCGTCCCGCTCGACGAGCTCGGCCGCCCGCGCATCGACGTCACGGTGCGCATCTCCGGCTTCTTCCGGGACGCGTTCCCGCACGTCGTCGGTCTGCTCGACGACGCGGTGCGCGCGGTCGCCGAGCTGGACGAGCCCGCCGACCGGAACTACGTGCGCAAGCACGCCGACGAGGACACCGCCGAGCACGGTGACCGGCGGCGCGCGACGGCCCGTATCTTCGGCTCCAAGCCGGGCGCGTACGGCGCGGGTCTGCTGCCGCTGATCGACGCCCGCAACTGGCGCTCCGACGCCGACCTCGCCGAGGTGTACGCCGTCTGGGGCGGCTACGCCTACGGGCGCGGGCTCGACGGGCGGGCGGCGCGCGGGGACATGGAGACGGCGTTCAAGCGCATCGCGGTGGCGGCGAAGAACGTCGACACCCGCGAGCACGACCTCGTCGACGCCGACGACTACTTCCAGTACCACGGCGGCATGGTCGCGATGGTCCGCCATCTGACGGGCACCAGCCCCGAGGCGTACGTCGGTGACTCGGCCGTCCCCGACCAGGTCAAGACCCGCACACTGGGCGAGGAGACCCACCGCGTCTTCCGTGCCCGGGTGGTCAACCCGCGCTGGATGGCCGCGATGCGCCGCCACGGCTACAAGGGCGCCTTCGAGATGGCGGCGACCGTCGACTACCTCTTCGGCTACGACGCCACGGCCGGGGTCGTGGACGACTGGATGTACGAGAAGCTCAGCGCGGAGTACGTCTTCGACGCGGAGAACCGGGACTTCATGAAGAAGTCCAACCCGTGGGCCCTGCGCGGGATCACGGAGCGGCTGCTGGAGGCGGCGGACCGGGGGCTGTGGGCGGAGCCGGACGCGGACACGCTGGAGCGGCTGCGCGCCACCTATCTGGAGCTCGAAGGCGACTTGGAGGGCGACGACCAGTGAGTACCCCGTTCCCGTTCACGGCTGTTGTCGGCCAGGACGACCTGCGGCTCGCGCTGCTGCTGAACGCCGTGTCGCCCGCCGTGGGCGGTGTGCTGGTGCGCGGCGAGAAGGGCACCGCCAAGTCGACGGCGGTGCGCGCCCTTTCGGCGCTGCTGCCGGAGGTCGCCGTCGTACCCGGGTGCCGTTTCTCGTGCGACCCGGCCGCTCCCGACCCGGCGTGCCCGGACGGGCCGCACGAGACGGCGGCCGGAGCGCAACGCCCGGCCCGTATGGTCGAGTTGCCCGTCGGCGCGTCCGAGGACCGGCTGGTGGGCGCCCTCGACATCGAGCGGGCGCTCGCGGAGGGCGTGAAGGCCTTCGAGCCGGGCCTACTGGCCGACGCACACCGCGGGATTCTCTACGTCGACGAAGTGAACCTGCTGCACGACCACTTGGTCGACCTGCTGCTGGACGCCGCCGCGATGGGCGCCTCGTACGTGGAACGCGAGGGTGTCTCCGTACGGCATGCCGCGCGGTTCCTGCTCGTCGGGACGATGAACCCCGAAGAGGGCGAGCTGCGGCCGCAGTTGCTCGACCGGTTCGGGCTGACCGTCGAGGTGGCCGCCTCACGGGAACCCGATCAGCGGGTCGAGGTCGTGCGGCGCAGGCTCGCCTACGACGACGACCCGGTCGGCTTCGCCGCGCGCTGGGCCGACGAGGAGGCCGCCGTGCGGGCCCGGATCGTGGCGGCCCGCGCGCTGCTGCCCTCCGTGCGCCTCGGCGACGGGCCGCTGCGGCAGATCGCGGCGACCTGCGCGGCCTTCGAAGTGGACGGCATGCGCGCCGACATCGTGATGGCCCGGACCGCGACCGCGCTCGCCGCGTGGGCGGGACGCACCGAGGTGATCGCCGAGGACGTGCGGCAGGCGGCGCTGCTCGCGCTGCCGCACCGGCGGCGGCGCAACCCGTTCGACGCGCCCGGACTCGACGAGGACAAGCTCGACGAGACGCTGGAGGAGTTCGCGGGCTCGGACGACACCTCCGGCGAGGGTCCCTCCGACGACGACCCGGACCCGGATCCGGACGGGCCCGGCGGGGGCGGGCAGCCGCCGCAGGACGGGCCGGACGACGGTTCCCCCGCCGGTGACGTCCCGGCGCAGGGCGAGCCGTCGGACGACGGGCAGGCGCCGGCCGGGCAGGGCGCCGGCGAGCGGTCCCCCGTACGGGCCGCCGAGCCGTTCCGCACGAAGGTGCTCAGCGTGCCCGGACTCGGCGAGGGCGCGGCCGGGCGGCGTTCGCGCGCGCGGACCGAGCACGGCCGCACGACCGGGTCGCGGCGGCCCCGCGGGGCGCTCACCAAGCTGCACCTGGCGGCGACCGTGCAGGCCGCCGCCCCGCACCAGCTGGCGCGCGGCCGGTCGGGCCGCGGTCTGGTCGTACGGCGGGACGATCTGCGCCAGGCGACCCACGAGGGCCGTGAGGGCAACCTCGTGCTGTTCGTCGTGGACGCTTCCGGCTCGATGGCGGCGCGGCAGCGGATGGGCGCGGTCAAGGGCGCCGTGCTGTCGCTGCTGCTCGACGCCTACCAGCGGCGGGACAAGGTGGGTCTGGTGACCTTCCGCGGTTCGGCCGCCGAGGTCGCGCTGCCGCCCACCTCCTCGGTGGACGCCGCCGCGTCCCGGCTGGAGTCGCTGCCGACGGGCGGCCGGACGCCGCTCGCGGCCGGGCTGCTGCGGGCGCACGAGGTGCTGCGCGTCGAGCGGCTGCGGGACTCCGCGCGGCGGCCGCTGGTCGTCGTGGTGACCGACGGACGGGCCACGGGCGGGCCGGAGCCGGTCGCGACGGCCGGGCGCGCTGCACGGCTGTTCGCGGCCGGCGGGGTCGCGTCCGTGGTCGTCGACTGCGAGACGGGGCCGGTACGGCTCGGGCTCGCGGGGCAGCTCGCGGGGGAACTGGGCGGCACGCCGGTGACCCTGGACGAGCTGCGGGCCGATTCCATCGCCGGTCTCGTCCGGGACGTGCAGGGTGTGCAGGGGACTTCGAGGAGGGCCGCGTAGTGCCGCAGGGACAGCCGAGTGTCGTACCGGACGACGGCCTGACGACCCGTCAGCGTCGTAACCGGCCGCTGGTCGTCGTGCACACGGGGATCGGCAAGGGCAAGTCCACCGCCGCGTTCGGGCTCGCGCTGCGCGCCTGGAACCAGGGGTGGCCCATCGGGGTGTTCCAGTTCGTCAAGTCGGCGAAGTGGAAGGTCGGCGAGGAGAACGCGCTGCGCGTGCTCGGCGCCTCCGGCGAGGGCGGCAGCGTCGACTGGCACAAGATGGGCGAGGGCTGGTCCTGGGTCCAGCGCGACGCCCAGATGGACAACGAGGAGAAGGCCCGCGAGGGCTGGGAGCAGGTCAAGCGCGACCTCGCCGCCGAGACGTACAAGCTGTACGTGCTCGACGAGTTCGCGTACCCGATGCACTGGGGCTGGATCGACACCGACGAGGTCGTCGCGGTGCTGCGGGACCGGCCGGGCACCCAGCACGTGGTGATCACCGGCCGCAACGCCCCCGAGAAGCTGGTGGACCTCGCCGACCTCGTGACCGACATGTCCAAGGTCAAGCATCCGATGGACGCGGGCCAGAAGGGCCAGAGAGGCATCGAGTGGTGATGTCCTCCGTTCCCCGGCTCGTCATCGCCGCGCCCTCCTCGGGCAGCGGCAAGACCACCGTCGCCACGGGGCTGATGGCCGCCTTCGCCGCGCGGGGGCTCGCCGTGTCCCCGCACAAGGTGGGGCCGGACTACATCGACCCCGGGTATCACGCGCTCGCCACCGGGCGTGTGGGACGGAATCTCGACGCCTACCTGTGCGGCGCGGAGCTGATCGGGCCGCTGTTCGCGCACGGGGCGCGCGGGTGCGATCTCGCTGTCGTCGAAGGCGTGATGGGGCTGTACGACGGTGCCGCGGGCGAGGGGGAACTCGCGTCCACGGCCCATGTGGCGAAGCTGCTGCGGGCACCGGTGGTGCTGGTCGTCGACGCGTCCTCGCAGTCGCGGTCCGTGGCCGCACTGGTGCACGGGTTCGCCTCCTGGGACCCCGAGGTGCGGGTTGCCGGAGTGATCCTCAACAAGGTGGGGTCCGAGCGGCACGAGGCCATGCTCCGGGAGGCGCTGGAGGCGTCCGGGGTACCGGTGCTGGGGGTGCTGCGAAGGGCTCCGCAGGTCGATACGCCGTCGCGCCATCTGGGGCTGGTACCGGTCGCAGAGCGGCGTTCGGACGCGGTCGAGGCCGTCGCGGCGATGGCGGAGCAGGTACGCGCCGGGTGTGATCTGGACGCGCTCATGGCGCTGGCCCGGAGCGCCGGTGCGTTGCCGGGGGCGGCGTGGGACGCGGCCGAGGCCGTTGCCCTGCCCACCCACGACCACCCGGCTCGCTCGGCTCGCTCGGCCCAGGAGCGCACGCCCGTCGTGGCGGTCGCCGGCGGGGAGGCGTTCACCTTCTCCTACGCCGAGCACGCCGAGCTGCTCACCGCCGCCGGAGCCGAGGTCGTCACCTTCGATCCGCTACGGGACCAGCAACTGCCCGAAGGGACGCGCGGGTTGGTCATCGGCGGCGGGTTCCCCGAGATGTACGCACCCGAGCTGTCCGCCAACGAGCCGCTGCGCAAGGCCGTGGCCGAGCTGGCGTTCGGCGGGGCGCCGGTCGCGGCCGAGTGCGCCGGACTGCTGTATCTGGCCCGGGAACTCGACGGGCAGCCCATGTGCGGGGTCATCGACGCGAAGGCCCGGATGCACGAGCGGCTCACCCTCGGCTACCGGGACGCGGTGGCGGTCAGCGACAGCGTGCTCGCCGTGGCCGGCACCCGGATGCGCGGGCACGAGTTCCACCGGACCGTCGTGGAGCCCGGCGCCGGGGCGTCTCCCGCCTGGGGGGTGCGCGCCCCCGAGCGGCGCGTCGAAGGTTTCGTGCAGCACGGCGTGCACGCGAGTTATCTGCACACGCACTGGGCGTCCGAGCCCGGTGTGACCCGTCGGTTCGTCGAGAGGTGCCTGACGTCATGAGCAGCAAGCTGATCGGGGTCGGGGTCGGCCCCGGCGACCCGGAGCTGGTGACCGTCAAGGGCGTCAACGCCCTGCGCGCCGCGGACGTCGTCGTCGTCCCCGTCATGGCTGCGCCGGACGGGAAGGACGGCGGCGAGCGGGGACGGGCCGAGGCGACCGTCCTGCACTACGTGCCCGAGGAGAAGGTCCTCCGGGTCGTGTTCGCGCTCAACGAGCGGAGCGACCGGGGCCGGCGCGAAGCAGCCTGGGACGCCGCCGGCGCGCGGGTCGCGGACCTGCTCGGCCGGCACGCCACGGTCGCCTTCGCCACCATCGGCGACCCCAACGTGTACTCGACCTTCACCTATCTCGCCCACACGATCGGGGAGCTGGTTCCCGGCACGGTCGTGGAGACGGTGCCGGGCATCACCGCGATGCAGGACCTCGCCGCGCGCTCGGGGGCCGTTCTCACCGAGGGGACCGAGCCGCTCACGCTCGTCCCGGTGACCGCGGGGGCGACCGTGCTCAAGGACGCGCTGAACGGGCCCGGCACGGTGGTCGCGTACAAGTTCGGGCGGCAGGCCGCCGAGGTGGCCGAGGCACTGCGGGACAGCGGGCGGATCGACGACGCCGTCTGGGGGTCGGCGCTCGGTCTGGAGGACGAGTCGATCCGTCCGGCCGCCGAGCTCGACGGGGAGCCGCTCCCGTACCTCTCGACGCTCATCGCGCCCGCGCGCCGCGACGGGAAACGCGGCGGCAAACTGTGACCCGCGCCCACCCGGCGGCACCCGCGCCGCGTCCGGAGGACCGCACCGTCCCGGCGGCACCCGCGCCACGCTCGGCGGAACGCGCCCGCCCGGCGGCTTTCGCGCCGGATCCGGCGGTCCGTACGGGCTCAGCCCGCGAGGCCCACCACCAGCCAGATGAAGGCCACGCCCGCCACCGTGCACAGCAGGGTCGAACGGGCGGGGTGCTCGTGGTGTGCCTCCGGGAGGATCTCGGCGGCGGCGAGGTAGAGGAGCACGCCGCCGAAGAGTCCGAGGTAGCCGCCGAGCAGCGGCTCGGGGATGGTGAAGAAGAGCGTCGAGGCGGCGCCGATCATGGGGGCCGCCGCGTCCGCGTACAGCATGAGCAGGGCCTTGCGCCGGGCGTTCCCGTACAGGCTCGCGATCGTGTACGTGTTGAAGCCGTCCGCGAAGTCGTGGGCGATCACCGCGAGGGACACCGCGAGTCCCATGCCCCCGCCGACCTGGAAGGCGGCGCCGATCGCGACGCCGTCCATCGCGCTGTGGCCGACCATGGCACCGGCCGCCGTGAGGCCCACCTCGGGCGCCCGTCCGTCGTGCTCCTCGCCGCCGTGCGCGGCCTGGCGGTGGGCGAGGAGACGTTCGACCAGATGGGCCAGCAGGAAGCCGGCCACGAAGAGGAGCAGCGCGGCCGGTACGCCGAACACCTCGGTGCCCGCCGCGGCCAGCGCCTCCGGCAGCAGGTCGAG includes:
- a CDS encoding cobyric acid synthase, whose amino-acid sequence is MSGGLLIAGTTSDAGKSVVTAGICRWLARQGVKVAPFKAQNMSLNSFVTREGAEIGRAQAMQAQAARVEPTALMNPVLLKPGGDRTSQVVLMGKPVGEMSARGFFGTAGSVTDPSPGAVSSGDRLRGGRQEALLATVLDCLAQLRGTYDAVICEGAGSPAEINLRRTDIVNMGVARNAGLPVLVVGDIDRGGVFASFFGTVALLSPEDQALVAGFLVNKFRGDVSLLEPGLDMLHGLTGRRTYGVLPFQHGLGIDEEDGLRVSLRGAVRESAVSSPVGEDILRVAVCAVPLMSNFTDVDALAAEPGVVVRFVDRPEELADADLVVVPGTRGTVKALRWLRERGLADAIARRAAEGRPVLGVCGGYQLLGEHIEDDVESRAGHVEGLGLLPVRVRFAREKTLARPVGEALGEHVEGYEIHHGVAEVTGGEAFFSDEHGHSLDGCRAGAVWGTHWHGSLESDGFRRAFLREVAAAAGRRFVPAPGTSFAALREEQLDLLGDLIEEHADTDALWRLIESGAPQGLPFIPPGAPV
- the cobN gene encoding cobaltochelatase subunit CobN yields the protein MSTVLLLSTADTDLLAARASGAGYRIGNPTRVDVTGELPALVEGADLAVVRLLGGKRAWEDGLAFLKASGIPTVLLGGESVPDAELMAESSVPAGVVAESLRYLVEGGPANLAELARFLSDTVLLTGEGFEEPRKSAEFGVHGERAFVEGRPTVGVLFYRAHELSGNTAFVDTLCDAIEARGANALAVYCGSLRGADPGLYEILGRADALVATVLAAGGTHASEASAGGDEEAWDIGALADLDIPVLQGLCLTSSKSAWDASDAALSPMDAAMQVAIPEFDGRLITVPFSFKEQGPDDVPVYVADPERAARVAGIALRHAQLKHKPNAEKKLGIVFTAYPTKHSRVGNAVGLDTPASAVRVLDALRDAGYSLTEYPDNGDELIHRLIAAGGHDVEWLTEEQLAAAPARVPLADYRAWFETLDPALREGMLEAWGEPPGSLYVDGDDIVLACLEFGNVVVMIQPPRGFGENPIAIYHDPDMPPSHHYMAAYRWLENSFGADAVVHMGKHGTMEWLPGKGLGLSGGCAPDAVLGELPLVYPFIVNDPGEGTQAKRRGHATVVDHLVPPMARADTYGDLAKLEQLLDEYALVSDLDPTKAPAVRAQIWTLVKAAELHHDLHVDEQPGDDDFDSFVMHIDGYLCEIKDVQIRDGLHILGGGPEAEPRVNLVLAVLRASQVWGGAANALPGLRACLAEYFGLVEKELLAEPGAPVKVSVELTDLVEGPARTAADAIDLLEQLCRRAALGMEERGWDTAAVPALVREVLGTELPDAVAVLEFACREVVPRLARTTDEIGHILKALNGGYVPAGPSGSPTRGLVNVLPTGRNFYSVDPKAIPSRLSWEVGQSLADSLVQRYLQDTGAYPTSVGLTVWGTSAMRTQGDDIAEILALLGCRPVWDDASRRVTGFEIVPLDELGRPRIDVTVRISGFFRDAFPHVVGLLDDAVRAVAELDEPADRNYVRKHADEDTAEHGDRRRATARIFGSKPGAYGAGLLPLIDARNWRSDADLAEVYAVWGGYAYGRGLDGRAARGDMETAFKRIAVAAKNVDTREHDLVDADDYFQYHGGMVAMVRHLTGTSPEAYVGDSAVPDQVKTRTLGEETHRVFRARVVNPRWMAAMRRHGYKGAFEMAATVDYLFGYDATAGVVDDWMYEKLSAEYVFDAENRDFMKKSNPWALRGITERLLEAADRGLWAEPDADTLERLRATYLELEGDLEGDDQ
- a CDS encoding putative cobaltochelatase, whose amino-acid sequence is MSTPFPFTAVVGQDDLRLALLLNAVSPAVGGVLVRGEKGTAKSTAVRALSALLPEVAVVPGCRFSCDPAAPDPACPDGPHETAAGAQRPARMVELPVGASEDRLVGALDIERALAEGVKAFEPGLLADAHRGILYVDEVNLLHDHLVDLLLDAAAMGASYVEREGVSVRHAARFLLVGTMNPEEGELRPQLLDRFGLTVEVAASREPDQRVEVVRRRLAYDDDPVGFAARWADEEAAVRARIVAARALLPSVRLGDGPLRQIAATCAAFEVDGMRADIVMARTATALAAWAGRTEVIAEDVRQAALLALPHRRRRNPFDAPGLDEDKLDETLEEFAGSDDTSGEGPSDDDPDPDPDGPGGGGQPPQDGPDDGSPAGDVPAQGEPSDDGQAPAGQGAGERSPVRAAEPFRTKVLSVPGLGEGAAGRRSRARTEHGRTTGSRRPRGALTKLHLAATVQAAAPHQLARGRSGRGLVVRRDDLRQATHEGREGNLVLFVVDASGSMAARQRMGAVKGAVLSLLLDAYQRRDKVGLVTFRGSAAEVALPPTSSVDAAASRLESLPTGGRTPLAAGLLRAHEVLRVERLRDSARRPLVVVVTDGRATGGPEPVATAGRAARLFAAGGVASVVVDCETGPVRLGLAGQLAGELGGTPVTLDELRADSIAGLVRDVQGVQGTSRRAA
- the cobO gene encoding cob(I)yrinic acid a,c-diamide adenosyltransferase, which gives rise to MPQGQPSVVPDDGLTTRQRRNRPLVVVHTGIGKGKSTAAFGLALRAWNQGWPIGVFQFVKSAKWKVGEENALRVLGASGEGGSVDWHKMGEGWSWVQRDAQMDNEEKAREGWEQVKRDLAAETYKLYVLDEFAYPMHWGWIDTDEVVAVLRDRPGTQHVVITGRNAPEKLVDLADLVTDMSKVKHPMDAGQKGQRGIEW
- a CDS encoding cobyrinate a,c-diamide synthase — protein: MSSVPRLVIAAPSSGSGKTTVATGLMAAFAARGLAVSPHKVGPDYIDPGYHALATGRVGRNLDAYLCGAELIGPLFAHGARGCDLAVVEGVMGLYDGAAGEGELASTAHVAKLLRAPVVLVVDASSQSRSVAALVHGFASWDPEVRVAGVILNKVGSERHEAMLREALEASGVPVLGVLRRAPQVDTPSRHLGLVPVAERRSDAVEAVAAMAEQVRAGCDLDALMALARSAGALPGAAWDAAEAVALPTHDHPARSARSAQERTPVVAVAGGEAFTFSYAEHAELLTAAGAEVVTFDPLRDQQLPEGTRGLVIGGGFPEMYAPELSANEPLRKAVAELAFGGAPVAAECAGLLYLARELDGQPMCGVIDAKARMHERLTLGYRDAVAVSDSVLAVAGTRMRGHEFHRTVVEPGAGASPAWGVRAPERRVEGFVQHGVHASYLHTHWASEPGVTRRFVERCLTS
- the cobI gene encoding precorrin-2 C(20)-methyltransferase — translated: MSSKLIGVGVGPGDPELVTVKGVNALRAADVVVVPVMAAPDGKDGGERGRAEATVLHYVPEEKVLRVVFALNERSDRGRREAAWDAAGARVADLLGRHATVAFATIGDPNVYSTFTYLAHTIGELVPGTVVETVPGITAMQDLAARSGAVLTEGTEPLTLVPVTAGATVLKDALNGPGTVVAYKFGRQAAEVAEALRDSGRIDDAVWGSALGLEDESIRPAAELDGEPLPYLSTLIAPARRDGKRGGKL
- a CDS encoding ZIP family metal transporter, which codes for MAVLVALGAFLMTLVGGWTAQRVTDRRHLVLGLAGGLMLGVVGLDLLPEALAAAGTEVFGVPAALLLFVAGFLLAHLVERLLAHRQAAHGGEEHDGRAPEVGLTAAGAMVGHSAMDGVAIGAAFQVGGGMGLAVSLAVIAHDFADGFNTYTIASLYGNARRKALLMLYADAAAPMIGAASTLFFTIPEPLLGGYLGLFGGVLLYLAAAEILPEAHHEHPARSTLLCTVAGVAFIWLVVGLAG